A single window of Desulfovibrio desulfuricans DNA harbors:
- the focA gene encoding formate transporter FocA codes for MADSSSFEALNPYQMCDKAAAVMEGKALKPARKAFLLAVMAGVFIGLGFVYCAIANATGAGKIVGGLVFSLGLMLVIVLGADLFTSTTMTLIPRASGKITWGQMFSNWGVVYAGNFVGSLILVALILLSGHPWENGGSIAVFYINTTEHKLTHTFIEAVFLGAMCNLMVCLGVWMSYAGRSLFDKMIACLFPVGLFIACGFEHSVANMFMIPIGILCNNMMPPEVAAKLADPAHIASVLNWQNFIFKNLIPVTLGNILGGGVFVGLFHWLIYLKHGHDDHQTATKPAPQKESPTIG; via the coding sequence ATGGCTGACTCTTCCTCCTTCGAAGCGCTGAACCCGTATCAGATGTGCGACAAGGCGGCCGCTGTCATGGAGGGCAAGGCGCTCAAGCCCGCGCGCAAAGCTTTTTTGCTTGCCGTCATGGCAGGTGTGTTTATCGGGCTGGGTTTTGTGTATTGCGCCATAGCCAACGCGACCGGGGCGGGCAAAATTGTTGGCGGGCTGGTGTTCAGCCTGGGCCTCATGCTGGTTATTGTGCTGGGTGCAGATCTCTTCACCTCCACAACCATGACGCTTATTCCCCGTGCCAGCGGCAAAATCACCTGGGGACAGATGTTCTCCAACTGGGGCGTGGTTTACGCTGGCAACTTTGTGGGCAGCCTTATCCTGGTCGCACTGATCCTTTTGAGCGGCCACCCTTGGGAAAACGGCGGCAGCATTGCAGTCTTTTACATCAACACCACAGAGCACAAACTTACTCACACCTTTATTGAAGCGGTTTTTCTGGGGGCCATGTGCAACCTGATGGTCTGCCTGGGCGTGTGGATGAGCTACGCCGGGCGCTCGCTGTTCGACAAAATGATCGCCTGTCTGTTCCCTGTGGGTCTTTTCATCGCCTGCGGCTTTGAACACAGCGTGGCGAACATGTTCATGATTCCCATCGGCATTCTCTGCAACAACATGATGCCGCCCGAAGTGGCCGCCAAGCTGGCCGATCCCGCGCACATCGCCTCTGTGCTGAACTGGCAGAACTTCATCTTCAAGAATCTCATTCCTGTGACGCTTGGCAACATCCTTGGCGGCGGCGTTTTTGTGGGTCTGTTCCACTGGCTCATCTACCTGAAGCACGGTCACGATGACCATCAGACTGCCACCAAACCTGCGCCGCAAAAAGAGTCCCCGACCATCGGCTAA
- the rplL gene encoding 50S ribosomal protein L7/L12 produces the protein MAVTKEEVVEFISNMTVLELSEFIKELEEKFGVSAAAPAAAMMMAAPAAAAEAAEEKTEFDVILKEAGANKIGVIKVVRALTSLGLKEAKEKVDGAPATLKEGVSKEEAEEAKKQLTEAGATVEVK, from the coding sequence ATGGCCGTTACCAAAGAAGAAGTTGTTGAATTTATCTCCAATATGACCGTTCTCGAACTTTCTGAGTTCATCAAGGAACTCGAAGAAAAGTTCGGCGTTTCCGCCGCTGCGCCTGCCGCCGCCATGATGATGGCTGCCCCCGCTGCCGCTGCTGAAGCCGCTGAAGAAAAGACCGAGTTCGACGTTATCCTGAAGGAAGCTGGCGCCAACAAGATCGGCGTCATCAAGGTTGTGCGCGCTCTGACCAGCCTGGGCCTCAAGGAAGCCAAGGAAAAGGTTGACGGCGCCCCCGCTACCCTGAAGGAAGGCGTGTCCAAGGAAGAAGCTGAAGAAGCCAAGAAGCAGCTGACCGAAGCTGGCGCCACCGTCGAAGTGAAGTAA
- the rplJ gene encoding 50S ribosomal protein L10 produces the protein MNRSGKAVIIEAVKARADKASFAVITDFKGMTVEELTNLRVSLRNAGGEYLVVKNTLARIALTDGTHNAIKDKFHDNCGVAFGFDDPVAVAKALSDFAKQSKLFELRCASLDGKAMDAAQIDALAKLPGREQLLGQLLGTMNAVPTNFVSLFANVVRGLLYALKGIEDQKSNAA, from the coding sequence GTGAACAGGTCTGGAAAAGCCGTAATTATTGAAGCCGTTAAGGCCCGCGCCGACAAGGCTTCTTTTGCGGTTATCACGGACTTCAAGGGCATGACGGTGGAAGAGCTGACGAACCTGCGCGTTTCTCTGCGTAATGCAGGCGGCGAATATCTCGTCGTTAAAAACACGCTTGCCCGTATTGCTCTGACCGACGGTACGCACAACGCTATCAAGGACAAGTTCCATGATAACTGCGGCGTAGCCTTTGGGTTCGATGACCCCGTGGCGGTGGCCAAGGCGCTCAGCGATTTTGCCAAGCAAAGCAAGCTCTTTGAGCTTCGCTGCGCCAGCCTGGACGGCAAGGCTATGGATGCCGCCCAGATTGACGCACTGGCCAAGCTGCCCGGAAGGGAACAGCTCCTCGGTCAGTTGCTCGGCACCATGAACGCCGTGCCCACCAACTTTGTTTCGCTGTTCGCCAACGTGGTGCGTGGTCTGCTTTATGCCCTCAAGGGTATCGAAGATCAGAAATCCAACGCCGCATAG
- the rplA gene encoding 50S ribosomal protein L1, with product MPTHGKNFRKALEGNNLQERFSIEDAVSKSLGASFAKFDETVDVAVRLGVDPKYSDQMVRGAVTLPHGLGKTVRVAVFCKGEKQAEAREAGADVVGAEDLVAKVKEGWLEFDAAVATPDVMALVGQIGRVLGPRGLMPNAKTGSVTFDVTKAVTELKAGRVDFKVDKAGVLHAPLGKVSFGPEKILGNLKALLDAVNRLKPSAAKGSYMLSMAVSTTMGPGFKVDMTQVKKFLEG from the coding sequence ATGCCCACACATGGCAAGAATTTCCGCAAGGCGCTTGAAGGCAACAACCTTCAGGAACGCTTCAGCATTGAAGACGCCGTCAGCAAATCGCTTGGCGCTTCCTTTGCCAAATTTGACGAAACTGTTGACGTGGCCGTGCGCCTCGGCGTTGACCCCAAATATTCCGACCAGATGGTTCGCGGCGCTGTGACCCTGCCCCACGGGCTTGGCAAGACCGTTCGCGTGGCCGTGTTCTGTAAGGGCGAAAAGCAGGCGGAAGCCCGCGAAGCCGGTGCGGATGTTGTGGGTGCCGAAGATCTGGTCGCCAAGGTCAAGGAAGGCTGGCTCGAATTTGACGCCGCCGTGGCTACCCCCGACGTTATGGCTCTTGTGGGCCAGATCGGTCGCGTGCTTGGCCCCCGTGGCCTTATGCCCAACGCCAAGACCGGCTCCGTCACCTTTGATGTGACCAAGGCCGTTACCGAACTTAAGGCCGGTCGCGTGGACTTCAAGGTTGACAAGGCTGGCGTGCTGCACGCTCCCCTTGGCAAGGTTTCCTTTGGCCCCGAAAAGATTCTGGGCAACCTCAAGGCCCTGCTTGACGCCGTGAACCGCCTTAAGCCTTCCGCCGCCAAGGGCAGCTACATGCTCTCCATGGCAGTGTCCACCACCATGGGCCCTGGCTTCAAGGTTGACATGACTCAGGTTAAAAAATTTCTTGAGGGCTAA
- the rplK gene encoding 50S ribosomal protein L11 has product MAKKEVAKIKLQIPAGAANPSPPVGPALGQHGLNIMGFCKEFNARTMEQKGTIIPVVITVYADRSFTFITKTPPASVLIMKAAKIEKGSGEPNRNKVGSLSMAQIEEIAKLKLPDLNAASIESAVKSIAGTARSMGIDVK; this is encoded by the coding sequence ATGGCCAAGAAAGAAGTTGCCAAAATCAAACTGCAGATCCCCGCTGGCGCGGCTAACCCCTCGCCGCCGGTTGGTCCTGCCCTCGGTCAGCACGGCCTGAACATCATGGGTTTCTGCAAGGAATTCAATGCCCGCACCATGGAACAGAAGGGCACGATCATTCCTGTGGTCATCACCGTGTACGCCGACCGCTCTTTCACCTTCATCACCAAGACCCCCCCGGCCTCGGTGCTGATCATGAAAGCCGCCAAAATTGAAAAGGGTTCCGGCGAACCCAACCGCAACAAGGTTGGTAGCCTGAGCATGGCGCAGATTGAAGAAATCGCCAAGCTGAAGCTGCCCGATCTGAATGCTGCAAGCATTGAGTCTGCGGTGAAGTCCATTGCTGGTACCGCTCGCAGCATGGGCATTGACGTTAAGTAA
- the nusG gene encoding transcription termination/antitermination protein NusG has protein sequence MKDPVIDETSELCKKARWYIVHTYSGFEQRVQKTINELRRTGQDEGLIEEVVVPTEKVIEPTKGGQQRTSTRKFYPGYVMVRMTMTDLSWHLVQSIPKVTGFVGGKNRPTPMRESEAQRILSLMESRQETPRPKFNFDRGDEVRVIEGPFGGFNGVVEDVNYDKGKLRVSVSIFGRQTPVELDFVQVSKG, from the coding sequence ATGAAAGACCCTGTTATCGACGAAACTTCCGAGCTCTGCAAAAAGGCTCGCTGGTACATCGTGCACACCTACTCGGGTTTCGAGCAGCGTGTGCAGAAGACCATTAACGAGTTGCGCCGCACCGGGCAGGATGAAGGGCTTATTGAGGAAGTTGTTGTTCCCACTGAAAAGGTTATTGAACCTACCAAGGGTGGACAACAGCGCACCTCTACGCGCAAGTTCTATCCCGGGTATGTCATGGTGCGTATGACCATGACGGATCTTTCCTGGCATCTGGTACAGTCCATCCCCAAGGTCACCGGCTTTGTGGGCGGCAAAAACCGTCCTACCCCAATGCGTGAGAGTGAAGCACAGCGCATTCTCTCCCTGATGGAGTCTCGCCAGGAAACGCCACGGCCCAAGTTCAACTTTGACCGCGGCGACGAAGTACGCGTTATTGAAGGGCCGTTTGGCGGCTTCAATGGCGTTGTGGAAGACGTCAACTACGACAAGGGGAAACTGCGCGTTTCCGTTTCCATTTTTGGTCGTCAGACCCCTGTGGAACTGGATTTCGTGCAGGTATCCAAAGGTTAA
- the secE gene encoding preprotein translocase subunit SecE, which translates to MAKKQAQAADLKADKGPNPVVRFTRYVEDAKAELRKVTWPTLQETRKATLAVLGFVAVMAVILGLVDFGLSSLIKTLLS; encoded by the coding sequence ATGGCAAAAAAACAAGCTCAAGCTGCCGACCTTAAGGCGGACAAAGGCCCGAACCCTGTCGTACGGTTTACTCGCTACGTTGAGGACGCCAAGGCCGAATTGCGCAAGGTCACCTGGCCTACGTTGCAGGAAACGCGCAAAGCCACCTTGGCCGTTTTGGGCTTTGTAGCCGTGATGGCTGTCATCCTGGGGCTGGTGGACTTTGGTCTGTCTTCCCTGATCAAGACCCTATTGTCCTGA
- the rpmG gene encoding 50S ribosomal protein L33 has protein sequence MRVNIILACTECKRRNYSTRKNKKNTTGRLEMKKYCPWDKKHTVHRETR, from the coding sequence ATGCGAGTTAATATCATACTGGCCTGCACTGAGTGCAAGCGCCGCAACTACAGCACCCGGAAGAACAAGAAAAACACTACCGGTCGGCTGGAAATGAAAAAGTATTGTCCCTGGGATAAGAAGCACACTGTGCATCGCGAAACCAGGTAA
- the tuf gene encoding elongation factor Tu: MGKEKFERKKPHVNIGTIGHIDHGKTTLTAAITKIAGLKGSGKFISYDEIDKAPEEKERGITISTAHVEYETATRHYAHVDCPGHADYIKNMITGAAQMDGGIIVVAATDGPMPQTREHILLARQVGVPQLVVFLNKCDLVDDEELLELVELEVRELLSSYDFPGDDVPVIRGSALKALECDNPDAPEAKCILDLLQACDDFIPEPERDIDKPFLMPIEDVFSISGRGTVVTGRVERGILKVSDEVEIVGIKPTQKTICTGVEMFRKLLDQGQAGDNIGALLRGTKRDDVERGQVLAAPKSITPHKKFKAEVYVLSKEEGGRHTPFFSGYRPQFYFRTTDITGIINLPEGVEMVMPGDNSQFIVELIAPIAMEAGLRFAIREGGRTVGSGVVTEIIE, translated from the coding sequence ATGGGCAAGGAAAAATTTGAACGCAAAAAGCCCCATGTAAACATCGGCACCATCGGCCACATCGACCATGGCAAGACCACCCTCACCGCCGCCATCACCAAGATCGCCGGCCTGAAGGGCTCGGGCAAGTTCATTTCGTATGACGAAATCGACAAGGCCCCCGAAGAAAAGGAACGCGGCATCACCATTTCCACCGCACACGTGGAATACGAAACCGCTACCCGTCACTACGCCCACGTTGACTGCCCCGGCCACGCCGACTACATCAAGAACATGATCACCGGCGCTGCCCAGATGGACGGCGGTATCATCGTTGTGGCCGCCACTGACGGTCCCATGCCCCAGACCCGTGAGCACATCCTGCTTGCCCGTCAGGTCGGCGTGCCCCAGCTCGTGGTGTTCCTGAACAAGTGCGATCTGGTTGACGACGAAGAACTGCTGGAACTCGTGGAACTTGAAGTTCGCGAACTGCTCTCCAGCTACGACTTCCCCGGTGATGACGTTCCGGTTATCCGCGGTTCCGCCCTTAAGGCTCTGGAATGCGATAACCCCGACGCGCCCGAAGCCAAGTGCATTCTTGACCTTCTGCAGGCTTGCGACGACTTCATTCCCGAACCGGAACGCGACATCGACAAGCCCTTCCTGATGCCCATCGAAGACGTGTTCTCCATCTCCGGCCGTGGTACCGTTGTTACCGGTCGTGTGGAACGCGGTATTCTGAAGGTCAGCGACGAAGTGGAAATCGTGGGCATCAAGCCCACCCAGAAGACCATCTGCACCGGCGTGGAAATGTTCCGCAAGCTGCTTGACCAGGGTCAGGCTGGCGACAACATCGGCGCCCTGCTTCGCGGCACCAAGCGTGACGACGTGGAACGCGGCCAGGTTCTTGCCGCTCCCAAGAGCATCACGCCCCACAAGAAGTTCAAGGCTGAAGTGTACGTTCTCTCCAAGGAAGAAGGCGGCCGTCATACCCCGTTCTTCTCTGGCTACCGTCCTCAGTTCTACTTCCGTACCACTGACATCACCGGCATCATCAACCTGCCCGAAGGCGTGGAAATGGTTATGCCTGGCGATAACTCCCAGTTCATCGTTGAACTCATCGCCCCCATCGCCATGGAAGCTGGCCTGCGTTTCGCCATTCGCGAAGGCGGCCGCACCGTTGGCTCCGGTGTGGTGACCGAAATCATCGAGTAG